GAACAAAGGGGAATGGGACAAAATCAAGAATGTGGATCAGATGCATGACTTCAATAGAACTTGGCTATCCGCCTGCCAGAAGGCCCTGAGGCCGAATGGCTCAATATTCATTTCGGGTACGAGCCATGTGATACATTCCATCGGCTTTGCGATGCAACAGCTAGAATTCAAACTTCTTAACAATATTACATGGGTCAAGCCTAATCCGCCGCCCAATCTCTCGTGTCGTTATTTCACCCATGCGACTGAGACAATCCTCTGGGCTGCCAAGAGTAAGAAAAGCAAACACAGGTTTAATTATGACCTCATGCGTGAGATCAACGGCCAGAAACAAATGAAGAGCGTCTGGCAAGATATCAGATGGGACGAATCAGAAGTGCAAGTCCTACTCGAGATCATGCCGCCCGGAAGAGATGAGAAGATCTTCGGCAAGCATCCGACCCAGAAGCCGTTGAAACTTCTGGAGCGGCTCATCATGGCCGCTTCAGTCAAGAATGACCTTGTTTTCGATCCGTTCTTGGGTTCAGGTACCACGGCTGTGGCCGCAAGGAATCTGGGGCGTAGATTTGTTGGGTGTGAACTCGACCCCAATTATGTTTCGA
The Candidatus Eisenbacteria bacterium DNA segment above includes these coding regions:
- a CDS encoding DNA methyltransferase, producing MSPGIWTTMSTEMVHKKHKKQLGARYQIFQPELLVFEAPEYYGKGQSPKRVWHDDSNDINVYRGDSLIFLDQIHRKYPQGTFDLIFADPPYFLSNDGITCHAGKMVSVNKGEWDKIKNVDQMHDFNRTWLSACQKALRPNGSIFISGTSHVIHSIGFAMQQLEFKLLNNITWVKPNPPPNLSCRYFTHATETILWAAKSKKSKHRFNYDLMREINGQKQMKSVWQDIRWDESEVQVLLEIMPPGRDEKIFGKHPTQKPLKLLERLIMAASVKNDLVFDPFLGSGTTAVAARNLGRRFVGCELDPNYVSIAIKRLKSGQRQQPIPFSSSA